Proteins encoded by one window of Schistocerca gregaria isolate iqSchGreg1 unplaced genomic scaffold, iqSchGreg1.2 ptg001005l, whole genome shotgun sequence:
- the LOC126326880 gene encoding uncharacterized protein LOC126326880 has product MSLSVPNLETINLCDNINFDKDISSHNFEGGVLPMKFKLGIVKPLYQKEERKQPQNYRPVALTSVFGKLIEKIKLEILIDHHNWNNLIGDFQHGLRSGRSTKSATVQISKQMEIIAHCNVKFVNFLG; this is encoded by the exons atgtcgctcagtgttcctaatttagaaactataaatttgtgtgataatattaactttgacaaggatatatcctctcataatt ttgaaggaggtgttcttccgatgaaattcaaacttggtatagttaaacctttatatcaaaaagaggaaagaaaacaaccacagaactacagaccagttgccttaacctcagtctttggtaaattgattgaaaaaataaagctagaaatattaatcgaccaccataattggaataacttaataggagatttccaacatggattgagaagtggtcggagcacgaaatctgcaacagtacagatt agcaagcaaatggaaataattgctcactgcaatgtcaagtttgttaattttttaggataa